From the genome of Gilliamella sp. wkB7, one region includes:
- a CDS encoding 5-oxoprolinase/urea amidolyase family protein: protein MRFLPVNIDAIMVELSSLEQTMALTDQLQNNLAFWKIEEIIPAARTVLIRFNPILTDADTLAKNICALDLTSGSIPSGELIIISVKYNGEDLAYVADHLGITVSEVINRHTNNEYQVAFCGFAPGFAYMVSNHAQLNVPRRQSPRVRIPAGSVALAGEFSSVYPQASPGGWQLIGITESAVWDINRDNPALFKPGSRVHFVDAAKSSNKYHLPTIKKEEKNNSQQDIKVLATGLQTLFQDNGRIGQAALGISESGAMDKSALHSANRVLGNPINEVALEITQGGFKTQINRSMLIAVTGAVCDINITTLLGEKYTAPMYQPILLEKGDTVELGNIKCGVRSYLAVRGGFQVSPILTSCSFDTLAQVGPPPITIGQTLAIKSTNIKASVSLNESPAINYPCPGDVVVLDIVLGPRTDWFTPNAIKLLTEQLWRVTPASNRIGLRLSGDISLTRDKLQELPSEGTCIGAIQIPANGQPVLFLNDHPLTGGYPIIGAVCKYHLDLSGQIPINAKIKFNPVGIFKEFEGSHIDHV from the coding sequence ATGCGATTTTTACCCGTAAATATCGATGCAATTATGGTTGAGCTTTCTAGCCTTGAACAGACCATGGCTTTAACTGATCAACTACAAAATAATCTAGCATTTTGGAAAATTGAAGAAATCATTCCAGCGGCTCGAACCGTTTTAATCCGTTTTAACCCAATTCTTACTGATGCCGATACTCTTGCTAAGAACATCTGTGCTCTTGATCTCACATCTGGTTCAATTCCTTCTGGGGAATTAATTATCATAAGTGTCAAATATAATGGTGAAGATTTGGCATACGTCGCTGATCATCTTGGTATAACAGTTAGTGAAGTAATTAATAGACATACTAATAATGAGTATCAAGTTGCTTTTTGTGGTTTTGCACCAGGTTTTGCTTATATGGTATCAAATCATGCTCAGCTTAATGTTCCACGTCGCCAATCGCCTAGAGTTCGTATTCCAGCTGGTTCAGTGGCATTAGCTGGTGAATTTAGTAGTGTTTATCCTCAAGCAAGTCCAGGTGGCTGGCAACTTATTGGTATTACCGAATCTGCAGTTTGGGATATAAATCGAGATAACCCAGCTTTGTTTAAACCAGGTAGCCGCGTTCATTTTGTGGATGCGGCTAAATCTTCTAACAAATATCATTTACCAACGATAAAAAAAGAAGAAAAAAATAACTCTCAGCAAGATATTAAAGTTTTGGCAACGGGATTACAAACTCTTTTTCAGGACAATGGACGAATTGGCCAAGCTGCATTAGGAATCTCAGAATCGGGGGCAATGGATAAAAGTGCACTACATAGTGCTAACCGTGTGCTTGGTAACCCAATTAATGAAGTTGCACTTGAGATCACCCAAGGTGGTTTTAAAACCCAAATAAACCGCTCTATGTTAATTGCAGTCACTGGAGCGGTATGTGACATTAATATCACGACATTACTTGGTGAAAAATATACTGCACCAATGTATCAACCCATTTTATTAGAAAAAGGTGATACTGTTGAACTTGGTAATATTAAATGTGGAGTGCGTAGTTATTTGGCTGTTCGTGGTGGTTTTCAAGTATCACCTATTTTAACAAGTTGTTCATTTGATACATTGGCACAAGTGGGGCCTCCACCAATCACAATTGGGCAAACATTAGCAATCAAATCAACAAATATAAAAGCATCTGTATCATTGAATGAATCACCAGCAATAAACTATCCATGCCCAGGTGATGTAGTGGTATTAGACATTGTGCTTGGGCCAAGAACTGATTGGTTTACGCCTAATGCAATTAAGTTATTAACTGAGCAATTGTGGCGGGTAACGCCTGCTTCTAATCGTATTGGATTAAGGTTATCTGGTGATATTTCATTAACTCGAGATAAGTTACAAGAATTACCAAGCGAAGGTACATGCATTGGTGCAATTCAAATACCAGCAAATGGACAACCTGTGCTATTTTTAAATGATCATCCCCTAACAGGTGGGTATCCGATTATTGGTGCTGTATGCAAATATCATTTAGATTTATCAGGACAAATTCCTATAAATGCTAAAATAAAATTTAATCCTGTTGGAATATTTAAAGAATTTGAAGGGAGTCATATCGACCATGTTTGA
- a CDS encoding LamB/YcsF family protein, with protein MKVKKFIDLNSDLGESFGQWKMGNDQAMLQVVSSANIACGFHAGSPVTILDTLKAAKTNKVTIGAHVGYPDLVGFGRRNMDIASNELTADVIYQIGALKGLATSIGAKVSYVKPHGALYNTIANDKRQAMSVINAISQIDANLILVALAGSPLIGWAKQQGLHVVAEAFADRSYHVDGTLVSRKETGAVLHDPELVAERMLQLVRDGGVTSIEGKFVTIEADSICVHGDSEGALAMAQKVREKLQQNGITITSFTKISDR; from the coding sequence ATGAAAGTAAAAAAATTTATTGATTTAAATAGTGATCTTGGTGAAAGTTTCGGTCAATGGAAAATGGGTAACGACCAAGCAATGTTACAAGTGGTCAGCAGTGCAAATATTGCGTGTGGTTTTCACGCAGGTTCACCAGTAACCATTTTAGACACCCTAAAAGCAGCTAAAACTAATAAGGTTACAATAGGTGCTCATGTAGGTTACCCTGATTTAGTTGGCTTTGGGCGACGTAATATGGACATTGCATCTAACGAACTAACGGCTGATGTGATTTATCAAATTGGTGCACTCAAAGGTTTAGCAACATCAATTGGTGCAAAAGTGAGTTATGTTAAACCTCATGGCGCTTTATATAACACTATCGCGAACGATAAACGTCAAGCTATGTCAGTTATCAATGCTATTTCTCAAATTGATGCTAATCTCATATTAGTGGCACTTGCCGGCTCTCCACTTATCGGTTGGGCAAAACAGCAGGGTTTGCATGTGGTTGCTGAAGCCTTTGCAGATAGATCTTATCATGTTGATGGTACATTAGTTTCTCGTAAAGAAACCGGAGCCGTATTACACGATCCTGAATTAGTCGCAGAACGTATGTTACAACTTGTCAGAGATGGCGGTGTGACTTCTATTGAAGGGAAGTTTGTTACAATTGAGGCAGATTCCATTTGTGTGCATGGTGATAGTGAAGGTGCATTAGCGATGGCACAAAAAGTTCGAGAAAAATTACAACAAAATGGAATTACCATAACTTCGTTTACGAAAATAAGTGATAGATAA
- a CDS encoding NRAMP family divalent metal transporter: protein MENRTSNTKTFVKNRRSSLISAIFLMATSAIGPGFITQTATFTVTLGSAFGFGILASIIIDFVVQQNIWRVVSLTKMYSSDIANATIPYSGYILAILVIFGGLVFNIGNIAGAGLGLNALVGLDPKWGGAISAFMAIYIFSSHKASHFIDRLMIGFGLLMISLTLFVLFAAHPPIGQAFTETLFPSSIDFASITTIVGGTVGGYISYAGAHRLLDKKMVGVENIKYVSSAATRGIIVVGVMRYILFLAILGVVASGVTIDISSYAANPASQAFQAALGQLGLRIFGLILWAAALTSIIGAAYTSMTFITPFKPSITIRQRQIATIIFIICSLAVYLIMGAAPVSLLVFAGGFNGLVLPLGLTIFIFIGWKRADLMSGYHYPRWLLWSGFIVCAITWYMGAMSIVTIFNYLR from the coding sequence ATGGAAAATCGGACAAGTAATACTAAAACCTTTGTAAAAAATCGTCGATCTTCCTTGATTAGTGCGATCTTCTTAATGGCAACTTCAGCAATTGGTCCAGGTTTTATCACGCAAACAGCTACCTTTACAGTGACATTAGGTAGTGCTTTTGGTTTTGGTATTTTAGCTTCTATAATCATTGATTTTGTAGTGCAACAAAATATTTGGCGTGTGGTTTCATTAACAAAAATGTATTCTTCCGACATTGCTAATGCGACAATCCCTTATAGTGGCTATATTTTAGCTATATTAGTGATTTTTGGTGGATTAGTTTTTAATATTGGTAATATTGCCGGTGCAGGATTGGGTTTGAATGCTTTAGTCGGGCTTGATCCAAAATGGGGTGGTGCAATCAGTGCATTTATGGCGATCTATATCTTTTCATCACATAAAGCCAGCCATTTTATTGACCGTTTAATGATTGGTTTCGGCTTGCTAATGATCAGTTTAACATTATTTGTGTTATTTGCTGCACATCCCCCTATCGGGCAAGCATTCACCGAAACGCTTTTTCCAAGTAGTATTGATTTTGCCTCTATTACCACTATTGTAGGAGGAACGGTTGGCGGATATATTTCTTATGCTGGCGCACATCGTCTGCTTGATAAAAAAATGGTGGGAGTTGAAAACATTAAATATGTATCAAGCGCAGCAACACGAGGAATTATTGTTGTAGGTGTGATGCGATATATTTTATTTTTAGCAATTTTAGGTGTGGTAGCCAGTGGTGTTACCATTGATATCTCAAGCTATGCAGCTAATCCTGCTTCCCAAGCCTTTCAAGCCGCTTTAGGACAATTGGGGTTGCGTATATTTGGTTTAATTTTATGGGCAGCCGCATTAACCAGTATTATTGGCGCAGCTTATACTTCAATGACGTTTATTACTCCTTTTAAACCTTCTATCACAATAAGGCAACGCCAAATAGCGACAATAATTTTTATTATTTGTTCATTAGCTGTTTATTTAATTATGGGAGCCGCTCCTGTATCATTATTAGTTTTCGCTGGTGGTTTTAACGGCTTAGTTTTACCACTGGGTTTAACAATTTTTATTTTTATCGGTTGGAAACGTGCTGATTTAATGTCTGGATATCACTATCCACGTTGGTTGTTATGGTCTGGTTTTATAGTCTGTGCGATAACTTGGTATATGGGTGCAATGTCAATTGTAACCATATTTAACTATTTAAGGTAA
- a CDS encoding prepilin peptidase, whose translation MINQDFINDAIILTIWLCLLISCYTDIKYRIISNYIVIIIFALAILNYAFSQGALNYSASGIFLVCGLLMFYCRLVGAGDIKLITVLLITIPVGSVMFFFAATTFLGLPLAIFAIIYKWLKKVKGGITLPYGVAITGGYILTSLTFFRVLI comes from the coding sequence ATGATTAATCAAGATTTTATTAACGACGCTATTATTTTAACGATTTGGTTGTGTTTGTTAATTTCTTGTTATACAGATATAAAATACCGGATAATTTCAAATTATATTGTCATAATTATATTTGCTTTAGCGATTTTAAATTATGCCTTTAGTCAGGGAGCACTAAATTATAGTGCTTCCGGTATATTTTTAGTCTGTGGCTTACTGATGTTTTATTGTCGATTAGTAGGTGCTGGAGATATAAAATTAATTACTGTACTTTTGATAACTATTCCTGTAGGTAGTGTAATGTTTTTCTTTGCGGCGACCACATTTTTGGGATTACCTCTGGCAATCTTTGCGATTATCTATAAGTGGCTAAAAAAAGTAAAGGGTGGTATTACGTTACCTTATGGTGTTGCAATTACAGGTGGTTATATTCTTACTTCATTAACTTTCTTTAGAGTATTAATTTAG
- a CDS encoding RCC1 domain-containing protein: MNTGVTIENGDVWVWGYRGRGLQGNGVRTVPYRSAPARVQTFVEEGLAITQVAAGRYHIIALDENGDVWGWGRNLQYEASGGVFSTSTYVLTPIKVLSGKRVIDIYCNEFTSYALTANGEIWVWGRGTHGEAGLNDRKVKNTVKQIPSSLFEGDRVRIMGVGYRSAYAITRAGTIYAWGETVSNKFCPENKKSCLYSILPIRINNTLVQSNSGIKSGAGIKQITGGRHFMAYLTYEGEVYGMGFTKYLADGKFDPNSLEENDDEEWVDGDDDDDADAVAAADDATDEKDGEDIRHDPYYVTESPIAIIGKDAHDEKDGVGYSIYCRFRGCVAITKHKSILTWGIKGSSRLKSILYNRNKASVAQRPLQGVLTKIDGGRQHLFYWNERGEVFGVGIGSYHKFDPSTSHTRDWDEKRMDFLMDAMHAVYGKDHVLGQVK, encoded by the coding sequence ATGAATACAGGAGTTACTATTGAAAACGGTGATGTTTGGGTCTGGGGTTATAGAGGTAGAGGCTTGCAAGGAAATGGCGTTAGAACCGTTCCCTATAGGAGTGCGCCAGCGAGAGTACAAACGTTCGTTGAAGAAGGGCTTGCTATTACTCAAGTTGCAGCAGGAAGATATCATATTATTGCACTTGATGAAAATGGTGATGTGTGGGGGTGGGGTCGTAATTTACAATATGAAGCAAGTGGTGGCGTGTTCTCAACTTCTACATATGTGTTGACGCCCATCAAAGTCTTGTCTGGTAAAAGAGTTATCGATATTTATTGTAACGAATTTACATCTTATGCTTTAACAGCCAATGGTGAAATTTGGGTTTGGGGAAGAGGTACTCATGGTGAAGCAGGACTTAACGATAGAAAAGTAAAAAATACTGTAAAGCAGATTCCTTCTTCTTTGTTTGAAGGAGATAGAGTGAGAATCATGGGTGTTGGTTATCGAAGCGCTTATGCTATTACACGTGCTGGAACTATTTATGCTTGGGGTGAGACTGTAAGTAATAAATTTTGCCCTGAGAATAAAAAAAGTTGTCTTTATTCCATTCTACCAATAAGAATTAATAATACTTTAGTACAATCAAATTCAGGTATTAAATCTGGTGCAGGTATAAAACAAATTACTGGCGGCAGGCATTTTATGGCTTATTTAACCTATGAAGGTGAAGTTTATGGTATGGGGTTCACAAAGTATTTAGCTGATGGTAAATTTGATCCAAATTCCCTTGAAGAGAATGATGATGAGGAGTGGGTTGATGGTGATGATGATGATGATGCTGATGCTGTAGCTGCAGCGGATGATGCAACTGATGAAAAAGATGGTGAAGATATTCGACATGACCCATATTATGTAACTGAATCTCCTATAGCTATCATTGGAAAAGATGCTCATGATGAAAAAGATGGGGTTGGCTATTCAATTTATTGCCGATTCCGTGGATGTGTAGCTATTACAAAACATAAAAGTATTTTAACATGGGGTATAAAAGGAAGTTCTAGGTTAAAATCAATTCTTTATAACAGAAACAAAGCTTCAGTAGCGCAAAGACCACTTCAAGGAGTGTTGACTAAAATTGATGGTGGTAGACAGCATCTATTCTATTGGAATGAAAGAGGAGAAGTTTTTGGCGTAGGTATAGGTAGCTACCACAAATTTGACCCTTCTACGAGTCATACTCGAGATTGGGATGAGAAGAGAATGGATTTTTTGATGGATGCTATGCACGCTGTTTATGGTAAAGACCATGTTTTAGGACAAGTAAAATAA
- a CDS encoding VWA domain-containing protein: protein MDNNSQLIKKNHEDSFLKCTSGAIAISMAIMLPVIFTCMAFSINQAYTMRNRAMISEATNEASLAVIAIDNKNINDEAKKQNRKLALNYINYFLSKEIGDDSKTDANLLRPGSEINVDYDEDRHEYYIAYNQRFNEFTEIKHNEYEKPKPVVVGNKTESYGNTRKYLIYDSFDFVFISDFSASSTCQYSDVNCNDYSPNNNAQRRLDYMKDAIEDIIEKYKDYSQYQFALVPYDIGVPVESQTKNAAGGENYKCSVMYKMKEPYNSVNYNFWANKNVAFTYWSKLKKDNVITDYSNTDNYFPNHRKLLTYFMDSSYYNYYAHIIGPALGLEYGSNKALVDEGLCTERTRNQDRAEYGLHQYACGKDINDQPEHNRGLIHSEYAKVVQLFDYMFSGDYDDVHYSFANSKTVDIEGTINTLFSDMERNTITFERPISPVIAEFSPFMGMCQSPLYSNNLMNEKMIGVKKVTDDIYREIGDAKYVAKFQSTPHLIPFSNDKDHNNNILTSLKKINWKPGGGTDTMTALLRTVPVIAESNGNNKIMIIISDGKDDKGADVLRDNFLDKGVCQAITAGLRDKQNFDRGYIKSLAKSAIIYYIKLNPNASNLTTDAEYEAEFGKWFTKCMNGNPIFLMEAKDKKSLTDVINKVIEIETGKFIKKNQTES from the coding sequence ATGGACAACAATAGCCAATTAATTAAAAAAAATCATGAAGATTCTTTTTTAAAGTGTACTTCTGGGGCAATCGCTATATCTATGGCAATTATGCTTCCTGTTATATTTACATGTATGGCATTTTCAATTAATCAAGCTTACACTATGCGTAATCGGGCTATGATTTCTGAAGCTACTAATGAAGCATCATTAGCAGTGATAGCTATAGATAATAAAAATATCAATGATGAAGCAAAAAAGCAAAATCGAAAATTAGCATTGAATTATATTAATTATTTCCTTTCAAAAGAAATAGGTGATGACTCTAAGACAGATGCAAATTTATTAAGACCAGGTTCTGAAATTAATGTTGATTATGACGAAGATAGACATGAGTATTATATCGCATATAACCAACGATTTAATGAATTTACTGAGATTAAACATAATGAGTATGAAAAACCTAAACCTGTTGTTGTGGGTAATAAGACAGAAAGCTATGGTAATACTAGAAAATATCTTATTTATGATTCATTTGATTTCGTTTTTATCAGCGATTTTTCTGCTTCATCAACATGCCAATATAGTGATGTAAACTGTAATGATTATTCTCCAAATAATAATGCTCAGAGACGTCTTGACTATATGAAAGATGCCATAGAAGACATTATTGAAAAATATAAGGATTATTCACAATATCAATTTGCATTAGTACCTTATGATATCGGTGTGCCCGTAGAAAGCCAAACTAAGAATGCAGCAGGGGGAGAAAATTATAAATGTTCTGTTATGTATAAAATGAAAGAACCTTATAATTCTGTTAATTACAATTTTTGGGCAAACAAGAATGTTGCATTTACGTACTGGAGTAAACTGAAAAAAGATAATGTTATTACCGATTATTCTAACACAGATAACTACTTTCCTAACCATAGAAAATTACTAACTTACTTCATGGATAGTTCTTATTATAATTATTATGCACATATCATTGGACCAGCGTTAGGTTTAGAATATGGTAGTAATAAAGCATTAGTCGATGAGGGTTTATGTACTGAGAGAACTCGTAATCAAGATCGCGCGGAATATGGATTACATCAGTATGCTTGTGGTAAAGATATAAATGATCAGCCAGAACATAATAGAGGCCTCATACATAGTGAATATGCTAAAGTGGTTCAACTATTTGATTATATGTTCTCAGGGGATTATGACGATGTGCATTATTCATTTGCCAACAGTAAAACAGTAGATATAGAAGGTACAATTAATACTCTATTTAGTGATATGGAAAGAAATACTATAACATTTGAGCGTCCTATCTCACCAGTAATTGCAGAATTTTCACCTTTTATGGGCATGTGTCAATCACCGTTATATAGTAATAATCTTATGAATGAAAAAATGATTGGTGTGAAAAAAGTAACTGATGATATATATAGGGAAATTGGGGATGCAAAATATGTTGCGAAATTTCAATCCACACCACATTTAATCCCTTTTAGTAATGATAAAGATCATAATAATAATATTTTAACAAGTCTAAAAAAGATAAATTGGAAACCTGGCGGAGGTACAGACACTATGACGGCACTATTAAGAACTGTACCTGTAATCGCTGAAAGTAATGGTAATAATAAAATTATGATTATTATTAGTGATGGTAAAGACGATAAGGGTGCTGATGTTCTTAGAGATAATTTTTTAGATAAAGGTGTTTGTCAGGCAATAACAGCAGGGTTAAGAGACAAACAGAACTTTGATCGAGGTTATATTAAAAGTCTTGCTAAAAGTGCAATTATTTACTATATAAAATTAAATCCTAATGCTAGTAATTTGACTACGGATGCTGAATATGAGGCTGAGTTCGGTAAGTGGTTTACAAAATGTATGAATGGTAACCCTATATTCTTAATGGAGGCAAAGGATAAGAAGTCATTGACAGATGTTATAAATAAAGTCATTGAAATTGAAACAGGGAAATTCATCAAAAAAAATCAAACTGAAAGTTAA
- the tadF gene encoding tight adherence pilus pseudopilin TadF yields MMKYSKNFFHNKNGALSIEFAFCFLLFFLTVFIIYDVYTTIMLQNKLERANYTVASVFRERSTLYKDRVKTDGEVYSADLCSDRWNCYVSSELFDSQQVNEMSNLASSLLNNREVALKIEALFILQDPNNQGDLEKAKLVTFGKNLLSCSNGSCSNNSIRSHFDSLPAMDKPSNNYQQLAPYVPKLVDSSIRLTGRWIPLYRVSMCIVNEESLYLKWVNSNRQGSGGIVPNLCSDVVVLSRCNDSSVCPTYN; encoded by the coding sequence ATGATGAAATATTCAAAAAACTTTTTCCATAATAAAAATGGGGCATTATCAATTGAGTTTGCATTTTGTTTCTTATTGTTTTTTTTAACAGTCTTCATTATTTATGATGTATACACAACTATTATGTTACAAAATAAATTAGAACGGGCAAATTATACTGTTGCATCTGTTTTTCGTGAAAGATCAACTTTATATAAAGATAGAGTAAAGACTGATGGTGAGGTTTATAGTGCAGATTTATGTTCCGATCGATGGAATTGTTATGTTTCTAGTGAGTTATTTGATTCACAGCAAGTTAATGAGATGAGTAACTTAGCAAGTTCATTATTGAATAATCGTGAAGTTGCTTTAAAGATAGAAGCACTATTTATTTTACAAGATCCTAATAATCAAGGGGATTTGGAAAAAGCTAAATTAGTGACTTTTGGCAAAAATTTACTATCTTGTTCGAATGGTAGCTGCAGTAATAACTCAATTAGAAGTCATTTTGATTCATTACCAGCTATGGATAAACCTTCAAATAATTACCAACAACTCGCTCCATATGTTCCAAAATTGGTAGATTCATCAATTAGGCTAACAGGGCGTTGGATTCCTTTATATCGAGTTTCTATGTGTATTGTTAATGAAGAAAGTCTTTACTTAAAATGGGTAAATTCTAATAGACAAGGTTCTGGTGGCATTGTGCCAAATTTATGTAGTGATGTTGTTGTATTGTCACGTTGTAACGATTCAAGTGTTTGCCCTACTTATAATTAA
- a CDS encoding TadE/TadG family type IV pilus assembly protein — protein sequence MLKYIGLFFRQKNGVVSIQFTIIFPFLIILFFIALEFSRIMIIGSALDLMTTEITRQAAITEQDDYAEKIENLVQTEVPLWPYIAEPGHFNVTVKYCKEVNDVINDRCQTTLTDETHILLFDLKYQYLVIFTEFFGFLNTALTRKTVVYREFIKSEMEYKGN from the coding sequence ATGTTGAAATATATAGGATTGTTTTTTCGTCAAAAAAATGGAGTTGTTTCAATACAATTTACTATTATTTTTCCGTTTTTAATTATCCTTTTTTTCATAGCGCTTGAGTTTAGCCGAATTATGATTATTGGCTCGGCTTTAGATTTAATGACGACTGAAATAACAAGACAAGCAGCCATTACTGAACAAGACGATTATGCTGAGAAAATAGAAAATTTAGTTCAAACTGAAGTTCCTCTATGGCCTTATATCGCTGAACCTGGTCATTTTAATGTTACTGTAAAGTATTGCAAGGAAGTGAATGATGTTATCAATGACAGGTGTCAAACAACTCTTACCGATGAAACTCATATATTGTTATTTGATTTGAAATATCAATATTTAGTTATTTTTACTGAATTTTTTGGGTTTCTTAACACAGCTTTAACAAGAAAAACTGTCGTTTATCGTGAGTTTATTAAAAGTGAAATGGAATACAAAGGAAATTAG